The following proteins come from a genomic window of Mycobacterium sp. DL:
- a CDS encoding protein kinase, which yields MSPRVGVTLSARYRLQRLIATGGMGQVWEGVDSRLGRRVAIKVLKAEYSTDAEFVERFRAEARTVAMLNHPGIAGVYDYGETDIDGEGRTAYLVMELVNGEPLNSVIKRTGRLSLRHALDMLEQTGRALQVAHTAGLVHRDVKPGNILITPTGQVKLTDFGIAKAVDAAPVTQTGMVMGTAQYIAPEQALGHDATAASDVYALGVVGYESVSGKRPFTGDGALTVAMKHIKENPPPLPADLPPNVRELIEITLVKNPGMRYKSGGPFADAVAAVRSGRRPPRPNAAPSLGRAAPTAVPPAIQQRSADVTGRAPATAARPRNAGSQHRSAPPARRTFSSGQRALLWAAGVLGALAIVIAILIVLNAQDRRDSTPPPTVTETPTSEVAPPETPAAAPIGTGGDGAPGYWVSRHLDSAAPAVPRHLTASEQIRPSEQIRR from the coding sequence ATGAGTCCGCGCGTTGGTGTCACCCTGTCCGCTCGTTACCGGCTGCAACGGCTGATCGCCACCGGCGGCATGGGCCAGGTCTGGGAGGGCGTCGATTCCCGACTGGGCCGTCGTGTCGCGATCAAGGTGCTCAAGGCCGAATACTCGACCGACGCGGAGTTCGTCGAGCGGTTCCGGGCCGAGGCGCGCACCGTCGCGATGCTCAACCATCCAGGCATCGCCGGCGTGTACGACTACGGCGAGACCGACATCGACGGTGAAGGCCGCACCGCCTACCTGGTGATGGAACTGGTCAACGGTGAGCCGTTGAACTCGGTGATCAAGCGGACCGGAAGACTGTCGTTGCGGCATGCGCTGGACATGCTCGAGCAGACCGGCCGTGCGCTGCAGGTCGCCCACACCGCGGGGCTGGTGCACCGCGACGTGAAACCGGGAAACATCCTGATCACCCCCACCGGTCAGGTGAAGCTCACCGACTTCGGCATCGCCAAGGCCGTCGACGCCGCGCCCGTCACCCAGACCGGCATGGTGATGGGCACCGCCCAGTACATCGCGCCCGAACAGGCTCTCGGGCACGACGCGACCGCGGCCAGCGATGTGTACGCGCTGGGTGTTGTCGGCTACGAATCCGTCTCGGGCAAGCGGCCGTTCACCGGAGACGGCGCGCTGACCGTCGCGATGAAGCACATCAAGGAGAACCCTCCCCCGCTGCCCGCCGACCTGCCGCCGAACGTCCGCGAGCTGATCGAGATCACGCTCGTCAAGAACCCCGGGATGCGCTACAAGTCCGGTGGGCCGTTCGCTGACGCCGTCGCCGCCGTCCGCTCCGGCCGGCGCCCCCCCAGACCCAACGCCGCTCCGTCGCTGGGACGCGCCGCCCCCACCGCGGTGCCGCCGGCGATCCAGCAGCGCTCCGCCGACGTCACAGGCCGCGCCCCCGCCACCGCAGCGCGCCCCCGTAACGCAGGAAGCCAACACCGCTCGGCACCGCCGGCGAGACGCACGTTCTCCTCCGGCCAGCGTGCGCTGCTGTGGGCCGCGGGCGTGCTCGGGGCGTTGGCCATCGTGATCGCGATCCTGATCGTGCTCAACGCGCAGGACCGCAGGGACAGCACCCCGCCGCCCACCGTCACCGAAACCCCGACATCCGAGGTCGCGCCGCCGGAGACACCCGCTGCAGCCCCGATCGGAACGGGCGGCGATGGCGCGCCCGGATACTGGGTATCACGACACCTCGACAGCGCCGCTCCCGCGGTGCCGCGGCACCTCACGGCCTCAGAACAGATACGGCCCTCAGAACAGATACGGCGATGA
- the pknB gene encoding Stk1 family PASTA domain-containing Ser/Thr kinase, with protein sequence MTTPQHLSDRYEVGEILGFGGMSEVHMARDLRLHRDVAIKVLRADLARDPSFYLRFRREAQNAAALNHPAIVAVYDTGEAETSTGPLPYIVMEYVDGVTLRDIVHGEGPMPTQRAIEVIADACQALNFSHQHGIIHRDVKPANIMISKTGAVKVMDFGIARALADAANPVTQTAAVIGTAQYLSPEQARGVKVDARSDVYSLGCVLYEMLTGEPPFVGDSPVAVAYQHVREDPVPPSERYSGISPELDAVVLKALAKNPDNRYQTAAEMRADLVKVHSGETPDAPKIFTDAERTSLLSAGTSDGRTEQLDQVGRHQPRYEERARRGSVGRWLAAVAILAVLTVVVTIAINSFGGETRDVQVPDVSGQVSDDAIAALQNLGFTTTLQRNPDSEVPPDHVISTDPAANASVAAGDEITLNVSTGPEQREVPDVSGLSYADAVQELTDAGFERFRRTASASLPEQRDRVLSTVPPANQTSAITNEITVVVGTGPATAAVPDCVGQTVAVCQQILSASGFANSVPVEVDSTTTAGQVLGTDPAVAQTVPEDTLIQIQVSRGNQFVMPDLSGMFWTDAEPRLRALGWTGVLDKGGDVQNSGQRTNAVVNQSPAAGSDVTFGARITLNFAS encoded by the coding sequence ATGACAACCCCACAGCACCTTTCCGACCGCTACGAAGTCGGCGAGATCCTGGGTTTCGGCGGAATGTCCGAAGTCCACATGGCACGCGACCTGCGGCTACACCGCGACGTCGCGATCAAGGTGCTGCGCGCCGACCTGGCCCGCGACCCGAGTTTCTATCTCCGGTTCCGCCGGGAAGCGCAGAACGCGGCGGCGCTGAACCACCCCGCGATCGTCGCGGTGTACGACACGGGCGAGGCGGAGACGTCGACGGGGCCGCTGCCCTACATCGTGATGGAGTACGTCGACGGCGTGACCCTGCGCGACATCGTGCACGGCGAGGGCCCGATGCCGACACAACGCGCCATCGAGGTGATCGCCGACGCCTGCCAGGCACTGAACTTCAGCCACCAGCACGGCATCATCCACCGTGACGTCAAACCCGCCAACATCATGATCAGCAAGACCGGCGCGGTGAAGGTGATGGACTTCGGCATCGCCCGCGCGCTGGCCGATGCCGCCAACCCCGTCACGCAGACCGCGGCCGTGATCGGCACCGCGCAGTACCTGTCGCCCGAACAGGCCCGCGGCGTGAAGGTCGACGCCCGTTCCGACGTGTACTCGCTGGGCTGTGTGCTCTACGAAATGCTCACCGGCGAGCCCCCTTTTGTTGGTGACTCCCCCGTCGCCGTGGCCTACCAGCATGTCCGGGAGGACCCGGTCCCGCCGTCGGAGCGCTACAGCGGCATCTCCCCCGAACTCGACGCCGTCGTGCTCAAGGCGTTGGCCAAGAACCCCGACAACCGCTACCAGACCGCCGCCGAGATGCGCGCCGATCTGGTCAAGGTGCACAGCGGCGAGACACCGGATGCGCCGAAGATCTTCACCGATGCCGAACGGACGTCGCTGCTGTCCGCGGGAACGTCCGACGGTCGCACCGAACAACTCGACCAGGTGGGGCGCCACCAACCACGCTACGAAGAACGCGCGCGGCGCGGTTCGGTCGGACGCTGGCTGGCGGCGGTGGCGATTCTGGCCGTGCTCACCGTCGTGGTCACCATCGCGATCAACTCATTCGGCGGAGAGACCCGCGACGTGCAGGTTCCCGATGTCAGCGGTCAGGTGTCCGACGACGCGATCGCCGCACTGCAGAACCTCGGGTTCACGACCACGCTGCAGCGCAACCCGGACTCCGAGGTGCCACCCGATCACGTGATCAGCACTGATCCCGCGGCCAACGCGTCCGTCGCGGCGGGCGACGAGATCACTCTCAACGTCTCGACCGGACCCGAGCAGCGTGAGGTGCCCGACGTCTCCGGTCTGAGTTACGCCGACGCGGTCCAGGAACTCACCGACGCCGGCTTCGAGCGGTTCCGGCGCACCGCGTCCGCCTCGCTCCCCGAGCAGCGCGACCGGGTGCTGTCGACGGTGCCGCCGGCCAACCAGACCTCGGCGATCACCAACGAGATCACCGTCGTCGTCGGAACCGGGCCGGCGACGGCGGCGGTGCCCGACTGTGTCGGCCAGACCGTGGCGGTCTGTCAGCAGATCCTCTCGGCATCCGGATTCGCGAACTCGGTACCGGTCGAGGTGGACAGCACCACCACCGCAGGCCAGGTACTGGGCACCGATCCCGCTGTCGCCCAGACTGTTCCGGAGGACACCCTCATCCAGATCCAGGTGTCGCGGGGCAACCAGTTCGTGATGCCCGACCTGTCCGGGATGTTCTGGACCGACGCCGAGCCTCGGCTGCGTGCGCTGGGCTGGACCGGCGTCCTCGACAAGGGCGGCGACGTGCAGAACAGCGGTCAACGCACCAACGCCGTGGTGAATCAGAGCCCGGCGGCCGGCTCCGATGTGACCTTCGGCGCCAGGATCACGCTGAACTTCGCGTCGTAG
- a CDS encoding PP2C family serine/threonine-protein phosphatase — MTLVLRYAARSDRGLVRANNEDSVYAGARLLALADGMGGHAAGEVASQLVIAALAHLDDDEPGGDLLSKLDAAVREGNSAIAEHVEADPELDGMGTTLTAILFAGNRLGLVHIGDSRGYLLRDGELNQITKDDTFVQTLVDEGRITAEEAHSHPQRSLIMKALTGHEVEPALIMREARAGDRYLLCSDGLTDPVSHDTILEALQIDDVAESADRLIELALRGGGPDNVTLVVADVVDYDYGQTQPILAGAVSGQADDAAPPNTAAGRASAFNPKRNVAKRVVPQPEEPPPRPRSRRRIFIAAAVTVLVLLAGLAVGREIVRNNYYVSDHDGTVSIMRGVQGSFLGVSLQEPYLLGCLNARNELSLISAGQTQDNLDCRLLGVDDMRPSERAQVIAGLPSGSLDDAISQIEQLRGSVLPVCAPRTTTTTRPTTPPPSPRPTTPTTSAAAPGTTAPSGDPRATPAPETPRTVTDSPAPTTPRPSQTPSPTVTALPPPPPEPGTNCREVS; from the coding sequence ATGACCCTCGTCCTTCGATACGCCGCGCGCAGCGACCGCGGCCTGGTGCGCGCCAACAACGAAGATTCGGTCTACGCCGGCGCGCGCCTGCTCGCGCTGGCCGACGGCATGGGCGGGCATGCGGCCGGGGAGGTCGCCTCCCAGTTGGTGATCGCCGCCCTCGCCCACCTCGACGACGACGAGCCCGGCGGTGACCTGCTCAGCAAGCTCGACGCGGCGGTACGTGAAGGCAACTCGGCGATCGCCGAGCACGTCGAGGCCGACCCCGAACTCGACGGCATGGGCACCACGCTGACGGCAATCCTGTTCGCGGGCAATCGGCTTGGCCTCGTGCACATCGGTGACTCCCGCGGCTATCTGCTGCGCGACGGCGAGCTCAACCAGATCACCAAGGACGACACGTTCGTCCAGACCCTGGTCGACGAGGGGCGCATCACCGCAGAGGAAGCGCACAGCCATCCACAGCGCTCGCTGATCATGAAGGCGCTCACCGGACACGAGGTGGAACCGGCGCTCATCATGCGGGAGGCCCGCGCCGGCGACCGGTACCTGCTGTGCTCGGACGGCCTGACCGACCCGGTCAGTCACGACACCATCCTCGAAGCGCTGCAGATCGACGATGTCGCCGAAAGTGCCGACCGGCTGATCGAACTGGCGCTGCGCGGCGGCGGACCCGACAACGTCACCCTCGTGGTGGCCGACGTCGTCGACTACGACTACGGCCAGACCCAGCCGATCCTGGCGGGGGCGGTCTCCGGCCAGGCCGACGACGCAGCCCCACCGAACACCGCCGCCGGTCGGGCATCGGCGTTCAACCCGAAACGAAACGTCGCCAAACGTGTTGTCCCGCAACCTGAAGAACCCCCGCCGCGACCACGTTCGCGGCGGCGCATTTTCATCGCCGCGGCAGTCACGGTCCTTGTGCTGCTCGCAGGTCTGGCCGTCGGCCGCGAAATCGTCCGCAACAACTACTACGTCAGCGACCACGACGGCACGGTCTCGATCATGCGGGGCGTCCAGGGCTCCTTCCTCGGGGTCTCGCTGCAAGAGCCCTACCTTCTGGGTTGTTTGAACGCCCGCAACGAACTCTCCCTCATCAGCGCAGGCCAGACGCAGGACAACCTGGACTGCCGGCTTCTCGGCGTCGACGACATGCGCCCCTCCGAACGCGCTCAGGTCATAGCCGGTCTGCCGTCGGGCTCTCTCGACGATGCGATCAGTCAGATCGAGCAACTCCGCGGGTCGGTGCTGCCCGTCTGCGCCCCCCGGACCACGACGACGACGCGCCCCACGACCCCGCCCCCGTCACCCCGTCCCACCACTCCGACGACGTCCGCGGCCGCACCGGGAACCACTGCGCCGAGCGGTGATCCACGTGCCACCCCCGCGCCTGAGACTCCGCGCACTGTCACCGACTCCCCCGCGCCTACGACCCCACGACCGTCCCAGACGCCGTCACCGACTGTGACCGCGCTGCCGCCGCCACCACCTGAACCGGGAACGAACTGCCGGGAAGTGTCGTGA
- the pbpA gene encoding D,D-transpeptidase PbpA, whose translation MNTSLRRISVMIMALIVVLLANATLTQVFTADGLRSDPRNQRVLLDEYSRQRGQISAGGELLAYSVSTEGRFRFLRVYPNPMTYAPVTGFYSLSYSSSGLERAEDTILNGSDQRLFGRRLADFFTGRDPRGGTVATTINPQVQQAAWDAMQEGCDGPCKGSVVALEPSTGKILAMVSAPSYDPNLLATHDLDQQTAAWQQLRDDPDSPLLNRAISETYPPGSTFKVLTTAAALQAGATPDTELTAAADIPLPNSTATLENFGGTPCGGGPTATLRYAFANSCNTAFVELGIDTGADALRSTASSFGVNVAPPPIPLQVVESTVGPIADAAALGMSSIGQKDVALTPLQNAMIAATVANKGITMQPYLVDSLKGPDLANIDTTVPTQERRAVPEQVADTLTDLMVAAEQVTQQKGAIAGVQIASKTGTAEHGTDPRNTPPHAWYIAFAPAQDPKVAVAVLVENGGERLSATGGAVAAPIGRATIAAALRGAS comes from the coding sequence ATGAACACCTCACTGCGCCGCATCTCCGTCATGATCATGGCCCTGATCGTGGTGTTACTTGCCAACGCCACCCTGACCCAGGTGTTCACCGCCGACGGCCTGCGCTCGGATCCGCGAAACCAGCGGGTCCTGCTCGACGAGTACTCCCGCCAGCGCGGCCAGATCTCCGCGGGCGGCGAACTGCTGGCCTACTCCGTGTCGACCGAGGGGCGCTTCCGCTTCCTCCGCGTGTACCCCAACCCGATGACCTATGCGCCCGTCACCGGGTTCTACTCGCTGAGTTACTCGAGCAGCGGGCTGGAACGCGCCGAGGACACCATCCTCAACGGATCCGACCAGCGGCTGTTCGGGCGCCGCCTGGCCGACTTCTTCACCGGCCGGGACCCCCGCGGCGGCACCGTCGCCACCACGATCAACCCGCAGGTGCAGCAGGCCGCCTGGGATGCGATGCAGGAGGGCTGCGACGGCCCGTGCAAGGGTTCCGTCGTCGCGCTGGAACCGTCGACCGGCAAGATCCTGGCGATGGTCTCGGCGCCGTCCTACGATCCGAACCTGTTGGCCACCCACGATCTCGACCAGCAGACCGCGGCCTGGCAACAGCTTCGGGACGACCCGGACTCCCCTCTGTTGAACCGTGCGATCTCCGAGACGTACCCACCCGGGTCGACGTTCAAGGTGCTGACCACTGCGGCAGCGCTTCAGGCCGGAGCCACCCCCGACACCGAACTCACTGCGGCAGCAGACATTCCGTTGCCCAACAGCACCGCGACGTTGGAGAATTTCGGCGGTACGCCCTGCGGAGGCGGTCCGACCGCCACGCTGCGTTACGCGTTCGCGAACTCCTGCAACACCGCGTTCGTCGAACTGGGTATCGACACCGGGGCCGACGCGCTGCGTTCGACGGCAAGCTCATTCGGGGTCAACGTGGCGCCCCCGCCCATTCCGCTGCAGGTCGTCGAGTCGACCGTCGGCCCGATCGCCGACGCCGCAGCATTGGGGATGTCGAGCATCGGGCAGAAGGACGTCGCGTTGACGCCGCTGCAGAACGCGATGATCGCCGCGACCGTAGCGAACAAGGGGATCACGATGCAGCCCTATCTGGTCGACAGTCTCAAGGGACCCGACCTGGCCAACATCGACACAACGGTGCCCACCCAGGAGCGCCGGGCGGTCCCGGAGCAGGTCGCAGATACACTTACGGACTTGATGGTCGCCGCCGAGCAGGTGACTCAGCAGAAGGGAGCCATCGCCGGCGTGCAGATCGCATCCAAGACCGGCACTGCGGAGCACGGTACGGATCCCCGCAACACGCCGCCGCATGCCTGGTACATCGCTTTTGCGCCCGCACAGGATCCCAAGGTCGCAGTGGCGGTTCTGGTCGAGAACGGTGGCGAGCGCCTGTCGGCGACCGGCGGTGCGGTGGCCGCGCCCATCGGGCGAGCGACCATCGCCGCAGCGCTGCGGGGGGCCTCATGA
- a CDS encoding FtsW/RodA/SpoVE family cell cycle protein yields the protein MTTQPQAPVAVTPDLPNRRNAELFLLGFAALITTVALLLVEANQEQGLRWDLAQYTVAYLALFAGAHLAVRRFAPYADPLLLPVVALLNGLGLVMIHRLDIAEGETTSQGLGGTANQQMLWTLVGVLGFSAVVIFLRDHRMLSRYGYVCGLTGLVLLVIPAILPRSMSEQNGAKIWIRLPGFSIQPAEFSKILLLIFFAAVLVSKRNLFTSAGKHVLGMDLPRPRDLAPLLAAWIASIGVMIFEKDLGTSLLLYASFLVMVYIATERFSWVVIGLALFAAGSIAAYYLFDHVRVRVQTWRDPFADPDGAGYQMVQSLFSFATGGIFGTGLGNGQPGTVPAASTDFIIAAVGEELGLVGLAAVLMLYTIVIIRGLRTAIAVRDSFGKLLAAGLATTLAIQLFIVVGGVTKLIPLTGLTTPWMSYGGSSLVANYLLLALLVRISHAARRPIGTGPLPAAPIAAASTEVIGKV from the coding sequence GTGACGACACAGCCGCAAGCCCCCGTCGCAGTGACGCCCGACCTGCCGAACCGCCGCAACGCCGAGCTGTTCCTGCTGGGCTTCGCGGCGTTGATCACCACGGTGGCGCTGCTGCTCGTCGAAGCCAATCAAGAACAGGGCCTGCGCTGGGATCTGGCTCAGTACACCGTCGCCTACCTTGCGTTGTTCGCCGGCGCGCACCTCGCCGTCCGACGGTTCGCCCCGTACGCCGATCCGCTCCTACTCCCTGTGGTTGCACTGCTGAACGGCTTGGGGCTGGTGATGATTCACCGTCTCGACATCGCCGAGGGCGAGACCACCTCGCAGGGTCTCGGGGGTACCGCGAACCAGCAGATGCTGTGGACCCTGGTCGGAGTCCTCGGATTCTCCGCGGTGGTGATCTTCCTGCGCGACCATCGCATGCTCTCCCGGTACGGGTACGTGTGCGGCCTGACCGGGCTGGTTCTGCTGGTGATCCCCGCAATCCTGCCGCGCTCGATGTCCGAGCAGAACGGTGCAAAGATCTGGATCCGGTTGCCGGGCTTCTCGATTCAGCCCGCGGAGTTCTCGAAGATCCTGCTGCTGATCTTCTTCGCCGCCGTGCTGGTGTCCAAGCGCAACCTGTTCACCAGCGCAGGCAAACACGTGCTGGGCATGGATCTGCCTCGGCCCCGCGACCTCGCGCCACTGCTTGCGGCATGGATCGCCTCGATCGGCGTGATGATCTTCGAGAAGGACCTCGGCACCTCGTTGCTGTTGTACGCGTCGTTCCTGGTGATGGTCTACATCGCCACCGAACGGTTCAGCTGGGTGGTCATCGGGCTGGCACTGTTCGCCGCGGGAAGCATTGCGGCGTATTACCTTTTCGACCACGTCAGGGTCCGGGTGCAGACCTGGCGGGACCCGTTCGCCGACCCCGACGGCGCCGGGTACCAGATGGTGCAGTCGCTGTTCAGCTTCGCCACCGGCGGCATCTTCGGCACCGGGTTGGGCAACGGGCAACCCGGCACCGTGCCCGCCGCGTCCACCGATTTCATCATCGCCGCGGTCGGCGAGGAACTCGGGCTCGTCGGTCTGGCCGCCGTGCTGATGCTCTACACCATCGTCATCATCCGCGGGCTGCGGACCGCCATCGCAGTGCGTGACAGCTTCGGCAAGCTGCTTGCCGCGGGCTTGGCCACCACGCTGGCGATCCAACTGTTCATCGTGGTGGGCGGAGTCACCAAGCTGATCCCGCTGACCGGCCTCACCACGCCGTGGATGTCCTACGGCGGCTCCTCGCTGGTGGCCAACTACCTGCTGTTGGCGCTCCTGGTCCGTATCTCGCACGCCGCACGGCGGCCGATCGGCACCGGGCCCCTGCCGGCCGCACCGATCGCTGCGGCGAGCACCGAGGTGATCGGGAAGGTATGA
- a CDS encoding GNAT family N-acetyltransferase, producing MSGYSAPRPISEHDVVADFDSGEPTLDGYLRGRALANHVEGASRCFVTCRDGRVVGFYSLASASVDRAGTPGRVRRNMPDPVPVILLSRLAIDRNEQGKGLGAALLRDAITRAVAAAEIIGVRALLVHALHGQARDFYANFDFEPSPTDPLHLLLLIKDARALLDPQR from the coding sequence GTGAGCGGATACAGCGCGCCACGTCCGATCAGCGAGCACGATGTGGTCGCCGACTTCGACAGCGGCGAGCCCACTCTGGATGGGTATCTGCGGGGCAGGGCGTTGGCCAACCATGTCGAGGGGGCCTCCCGGTGCTTCGTGACGTGTCGCGACGGCCGCGTCGTCGGGTTCTACTCGTTGGCCTCGGCATCGGTGGACCGCGCCGGCACACCAGGGCGGGTTCGGCGCAACATGCCTGACCCGGTGCCGGTGATCCTGCTGTCCAGGCTGGCGATCGACCGCAATGAACAGGGAAAGGGGTTGGGCGCTGCGCTTCTGAGGGACGCCATCACCCGGGCCGTGGCTGCCGCTGAAATCATCGGTGTACGAGCGCTATTGGTGCACGCTCTGCATGGACAAGCCCGAGATTTCTACGCAAACTTCGACTTCGAGCCGTCACCAACGGACCCGCTGCACCTGCTGCTGTTGATCAAGGACGCCCGAGCCCTGCTCGACCCGCAGAGGTGA
- a CDS encoding FHA domain-containing protein: MQGLVLQLTRVGFLLLLWLFIWSVLRILRTDIYAPTGAVMVRRGLALRGSLLPNRGRRHIPRQLVVTDGALKGTRIPLGTQPILIGRADDSTLVLTDDYASTRHARLSPRGQEWYVEDLGSTNGTYLDRAKVTTAVRVPMGTPVRVGKTVIELRP; encoded by the coding sequence ATGCAGGGGCTAGTACTGCAGCTGACCCGTGTCGGCTTCCTGCTGCTGCTGTGGCTGTTCATCTGGTCGGTGCTTCGCATCCTGCGTACCGATATCTACGCGCCCACCGGCGCGGTGATGGTGCGCCGCGGCTTGGCGCTGCGGGGTTCGCTGCTGCCCAACCGGGGCCGTCGCCACATCCCCCGCCAACTGGTGGTCACCGACGGTGCGCTGAAGGGAACGCGCATCCCGCTGGGCACTCAGCCGATATTGATCGGTCGCGCCGACGACTCCACGCTGGTGCTGACCGACGACTACGCCTCGACCCGCCACGCCCGGCTCTCCCCGAGGGGTCAGGAGTGGTACGTAGAGGACCTAGGATCGACCAACGGTACATACCTTGACAGGGCGAAGGTGACGACGGCAGTACGAGTTCCGATGGGCACACCGGTGCGGGTCGGCAAGACGGTTATCGAGCTACGCCCATGA
- a CDS encoding FhaA domain-containing protein has translation MGLVDRFERKLEDTVGDAFARVFGGSIVPQEVEALLRREADTGAHELHGGRILAPNDYVITLSVPDYHKVSADPDITSTTFAKHLEGYIHEQGWQTYGDVVVRFEQSSNLHTGQFRARGAVNPDSTKGDPAPPRELSSNAEPGVPPMTDNPSYRGQGQGRPSDEYYDERYPRPDDQRPYPPPTDQGGYPPQGDPNYPPRGGYPDQGGYPDQGGYPDQGGYPPQSYEQRPPAGYGPPQGGYPDQGYRQAPAGYGPPPGGQPGYGAPSNDYDYGRPPGRPEDGGYPPQGRPSYPDQGGYPEQGGYPDQGGGYGSQGGQAYGRQDYAQPDYGRYGEAPAGAGYADQGYGEPAGYGDQGYGAPAGYGGQGYGPGQGDYPSAGTAVTLQLDDGSGRTYQLREGANVIGRGQDAQFRLPDTGVSRRHLEVRWDGQVALLSDLNSTNGTTVNNAPVQEWQLADGDVIRLGHSEIIVRVH, from the coding sequence ATGGGTTTGGTCGACCGCTTCGAACGCAAACTCGAGGACACCGTCGGCGACGCCTTCGCCAGGGTTTTCGGCGGATCCATCGTCCCGCAGGAGGTAGAGGCGCTGCTCCGCCGCGAGGCGGACACCGGTGCACACGAACTGCACGGCGGCCGAATTTTGGCCCCGAACGACTACGTCATTACCCTCAGTGTGCCCGACTACCACAAGGTGAGTGCCGACCCGGACATCACCTCAACCACGTTTGCCAAGCACTTGGAGGGATACATCCATGAGCAGGGGTGGCAAACGTATGGTGATGTGGTTGTCAGATTCGAGCAGTCGTCCAACCTGCACACCGGACAGTTTCGCGCGCGTGGTGCGGTCAACCCTGACTCGACCAAGGGCGATCCCGCCCCACCTCGAGAACTTTCGTCCAACGCAGAACCAGGAGTTCCACCGATGACCGACAATCCGAGTTACCGCGGCCAGGGACAGGGTCGGCCCTCAGACGAGTACTACGACGAGCGCTACCCCCGCCCCGATGACCAGCGTCCGTATCCGCCGCCGACCGACCAGGGTGGATATCCCCCGCAGGGTGATCCGAACTACCCGCCCCGCGGTGGCTACCCGGACCAGGGCGGCTACCCCGACCAAGGCGGCTACCCGGATCAGGGCGGCTACCCGCCGCAGTCCTACGAGCAGCGCCCCCCGGCCGGATACGGCCCTCCGCAGGGCGGCTACCCCGATCAGGGTTATCGCCAGGCCCCCGCAGGCTACGGCCCGCCTCCGGGCGGGCAGCCCGGCTACGGCGCCCCTTCCAACGATTACGACTACGGTCGCCCCCCGGGCCGGCCCGAGGACGGCGGCTACCCGCCCCAGGGTCGCCCGTCCTACCCGGACCAGGGCGGTTACCCCGAGCAGGGCGGCTACCCCGACCAGGGCGGTGGCTACGGTTCGCAGGGCGGCCAGGCCTACGGCCGGCAGGACTACGCCCAGCCCGACTACGGCCGCTACGGCGAGGCCCCAGCCGGTGCCGGATATGCCGACCAGGGTTACGGCGAGCCTGCGGGCTACGGAGACCAGGGCTACGGCGCCCCGGCAGGCTACGGAGGCCAGGGTTACGGTCCCGGTCAGGGCGACTACCCATCGGCCGGCACCGCCGTCACTCTGCAGCTCGACGACGGCAGTGGCCGCACCTACCAACTGCGCGAAGGCGCCAACGTGATCGGCCGCGGTCAGGACGCCCAGTTCCGGCTGCCCGACACGGGTGTGTCCCGCAGGCATCTGGAGGTCCGCTGGGACGGCCAGGTCGCGCTATTGTCGGACCTCAACTCCACCAATGGCACGACGGTGAACAATGCGCCGGTGCAGGAGTGGCAGCTGGCCGATGGCGATGTCATCCGGCTGGGCCACTCCGAGATCATCGTCCGCGTTCACTGA